The following are encoded in a window of Arthrobacter sp. OAP107 genomic DNA:
- a CDS encoding VRR-NUC domain-containing protein, with product MPRKKNQREKAVEQYLLTQCRRHGLFCLKFVSPARGGVPDRIVLTPTGTVFVEVKRPGGDLEKRQRVMHAKMRRFGAEIHVVDDEQAVDAFVTHVLGYRRIESQQKAAS from the coding sequence ATGCCGAGGAAGAAGAACCAGCGGGAGAAGGCCGTCGAGCAGTACCTGCTCACGCAGTGCCGCCGGCACGGTCTGTTCTGCCTGAAGTTTGTGTCCCCGGCCCGCGGGGGCGTCCCCGACCGAATCGTCCTCACGCCCACCGGCACGGTCTTCGTCGAGGTCAAGCGACCCGGCGGAGACCTCGAGAAGCGCCAGCGCGTCATGCACGCCAAGATGCGCCGTTTCGGTGCCGAGATCCACGTCGTGGATGACGAGCAGGCCGTCGACGCCTTCGTCACCCACGTGCTCGGTTACCGCCGGATCGAGAGCCAGCAGAAAGCAGCATCATGA
- a CDS encoding dATP/dGTP diphosphohydrolase domain-containing protein: MTATATAAGPETTARDYETKDSGSRRVTASGMQREVKTGQPRFDLLVPLQVPYQDQLLTRTAALVERGARKYDSRDWEQASTAAEMEEFRASAFRHFMQWMCREDDEDHAAAVVFNLLAAESTRTVIARGDAGTPEAAR, from the coding sequence ATGACCGCAACAGCCACGGCCGCGGGCCCGGAGACAACCGCCCGCGACTACGAAACGAAAGACTCGGGATCACGCAGGGTCACCGCCTCCGGCATGCAGCGCGAGGTGAAGACAGGCCAGCCCCGCTTCGACCTGCTCGTACCCCTTCAGGTGCCCTACCAGGACCAGCTGCTCACAAGGACGGCCGCGCTCGTGGAGCGTGGAGCGCGCAAGTACGACTCGCGCGACTGGGAGCAGGCCAGCACTGCCGCAGAGATGGAGGAGTTCCGCGCCAGCGCCTTCCGCCACTTCATGCAGTGGATGTGCCGCGAAGACGATGAGGACCACGCGGCTGCCGTGGTGTTCAACCTCCTGGCCGCGGAAAGCACCCGGACGGTGATCGCCCGCGGTGACGCCGGAACCCCGGAGGCCGCCCGATGA